A region of the Falco biarmicus isolate bFalBia1 chromosome 10, bFalBia1.pri, whole genome shotgun sequence genome:
CATGCATTTCACTGGCAGCTACCATAAGTCAAAGCCTGTCCACAGCCTCCTCTTTCCAGTCaccctgtgttttattttgtattgtaaCTCTTCACAAGAGGatacttattaaaaataaatatccacaACGGCATTTTAGACATATGCTccttaaaatattctaaaaagcCTCTATTTTTGAAGCTCCATGCACttaagtggaaagaaaaaaaacaccacagaacTGAAGATAGCACCACCTTGTAGTTCCACCTTATTACAGCTTTCATAATACAGTAGCATTTTTGTTGGGATAATGAGAATCTGGTCAGTCTAACTCAACATAGCATAACTACTTACCTTAGAAGGTGcagaaaactattattttaaatctgtatcATGAAACTTGTATGAAAGAGGAAGCCATAATGGCAGTTACTATTTCATACAACAATTCTTTGAGTCAATTTATAGAACCCTTCAGAATCTGAAATACTGACATAAGTAGTACAGTTCCCAGTTGAGACAGATCACCAAAGCATAATCCTAGAGCTCTCTACAGAAACCTACTCAAGTTGTTCTTGCAAGGTCAGAAAGAAACTACTTTGCCAAGGTTAAAAATGACATCGAGCTTGTGCCCTGCATATTCCCTGTGTGCCCCCACGTGGAAACAAGTCGTTACTGCTACAGAAAGTGAAAACCAGTTCCTACCACTCCGTTTACAGAAAGCAGCTGGTCTCCACGTTTCAGGCCTCCATGTCTATCAGCTATACCGCCAGGGATAATTCGAGAGATATAGATTGGAGAATTTTGTTCTTTGCCTCCCATAATGTTGAATCCAAGACCTTCTTCGGTTTTGGGTAGTTCAACCACTCTGGGATGGGAATGACCTTCGCTAGCAGCAAATGCAGCTACGGTGGCCTGTAAGGAATAAGACATTCCTAtttataagaaattaaatgcagacCCCTTAACTAGAGACGGCGACCagactgaaaaagaatttttatctCAAAGTACTTAATTGTTAAGACAAACGAGATGAATTCCTTAGATACCAACACTAGCATGAAAAATTTAGGACTccaagaataaaattaaaatggaagaaacttaaaaataacaagTCTTTTTTATACCTTTTAATAACCCATTAAGTTCATCCATTTTATCAGACATCTAGATAATAGccttctgaattttaaataatcttcTGCTTCTAAATTAACAAACTACTGTATTTTACACCGGTTTGAGGTTTACCTTTGCTGTTGCATTAGCTCTAACTTCTGGGCTACTGCTGATATCCACAGTTTCGTATACGTGTTCGTACACCTTTAGAGACAAAACAGTTTTACGCATGGGGAGAACAGACATTTTTCTCTGTAGATTATACAACAAAATATCAGGTACAACTCAAAAATGTGTAAATTAAAAAGTACACACCTCTAATAAGAAGTTACTCCCTGATTCACTACAATGCGTCAAGTGACAACCTACCTTACTATCAGGCAATACCACTCTTGGCATCTTTATCGCTCAGTTAATCCACACATATCCAGGTCTCAACCTAAATCTTCCCTCCTCCCACGGCATTCAGACCTCACCATGAATTTACAAATGCTTATAGCTAATCTCACACACGTGACTGGAGACACGGATGACTATCTTCTGTTGTTTGATTCAAGATCGAACTCTTCAATAAGGATGCATGCAAAATCACCTACGGACAACTCTTTAAAGCTCTCCTGACAATGTATCCCTCCCCACAAACCCCCAAATTTTCCTTCAACTGAGGCAACTAATTGAATACcttcagaaaaaagaagttattgAAAACACAGAGGCAATAAGAATACTAATGCTAAGGACATGTTTACACTGAGGGCTAACACATATCCTTACATCTACCTGTCAACCATTTGGACTTGCTACACAACAAACACACCATCCTCAACAGGATGGAAATATTAAGATGACATCTGTATCTACAAACTgatcttttaaattattccagGTGTTATCATCAGTGGTAGCACtaacagaaagagcaaagcatATTCAATCACCTAAAAATCTCTGAAAGAGTAGCTGGAAGGAACATGAGGTGGTGCAAGGCCCCACCTCAAGGTGATGCTGATACCGAGGCAATTGGTACTTTGTCCATTCTTACACTCCAAGATGACAGCCTGCTAGCTGCTGGTAAAGACAGGCTCTCAAAATAACATCTAAGAAGTTATTTGCTCCTGAGCCATTATTTAACACACCTATTCTAGcttaaattatttgcttttgaattttaaaaaataagttttgttcTATTAAACTTTGTAAATCAGCTTTTAAGAAGAACAAAATCAGATTAATGCACTGagcacaaaaatgaaaaggtaaaaCATTGTTTTTTAACTCAAGGTAACTGCTTATGTCAGGTTAACTTACCTCCCTTACAGCATTACAGAATTCACTTTGAAGGACCCTTTGCAAAGCCTGTAGCTTTTGTGGTGGCACTTCTCCACTTCTCTGTAATTTTTCCAGCAACTCAATTGCTCTGCAGATGtctacaggaaaataaaacactagTAATGAGTAATGCCTGAGGAAACCCGAAGtgttttttagtttggttttttttgttggattttttaatttttttttttaaattaacgGAGCAGTCTGTGTACATACTGGGTATACACCTTAAAACTATGTACTAGTTTCCTCTCTCCCATAGAACTACTTATCTACAAAATGTTACATTAAACCACCGTACTTTCAGACTATTAAGTCAACCACAGCAACGCAACCCTGTAAAATATCCGAAGGTATCACTTCCATATGCATATTACAAAGACAATCTGATTTTTCCTTGAAGATTAAATCATATTGAACCATTTTGTTGATGTATATACTACTAACATTTCATATGCGTACTTCAAAATCTATCTACTGCATGGACAAAATTCTTTTTACACAGCTAGAATATCATTAAATATGCTAACAAACCTTTTATGTTCAAAAAATTCGTTCAACAAGTAGACTTGTTGCTTCTCCTACAACAGCACTGAGAACTACCTGGCCCCAAACCTCTTTGTTCCAGTTCCTAGAAATTTGTTCCTAAGAACTCAAATTGTCCACGTTCTCATGAAAGTGGATGCTGCTTTGTGAAACTGAACTCCCTGTGAAGGATTTGGTTCCAGACCGGTACGACTCAAGACAGGCATCGAACACTATGTGGCGTGGACCTGGCAGCTCTACACGAGTAGCATATATTCATAGCTCTCACTTGTATTTCCAAAGTGTTACATTAGTGATCATTCTGAATCACGCAATTCCTtgaacagaagcagaacagTCTCTcagaaaagcacacagaaaggATTACCTTCATTATCACAAAGGCAAAGAAGCAGTGATTAATATACTATATAAATAAGGCACagattattttagaaaaggaCGAAGGCTAGGACACTGCTATATCCCAAATGCattacttttttctgtaattaattttcaggCAATCATTCTTCATGTGAATGCACGTCTACTCAATAGCATCACGTCAGCACAGAAAAAGTGCAATAGCCACAAACTCCTCCTAAAGACGAAGtcaaaaaagagagaatttatGTAACTGAAGGAGAAGACAAGGGGGTGCCTGTTCTGAAATTAATGTCAAGTGCACTGGCCAGAGATAACCCACAGTGATGTTCTGCCCACTTTCAATGTTCTTTCCATCTCCATGAGTTACGAAAAAATGCTTCtaaagcttttaatttcctagcacacattttgtatttcatttaacATATAAACTCATCAGTGAAATTAAAGAGATTCTAGATGCAATTGTTTTTTATGATGCAAAATCACCAGCTTTCTTAGTAATCCTTGTGTTCAGCAACAGCAGTACAAATTATCTTAATTTCATGAAGTCTCACACTTAACAGTTTGA
Encoded here:
- the LIN7C gene encoding protein lin-7 homolog C, whose amino-acid sequence is MAALGEPVRLERDICRAIELLEKLQRSGEVPPQKLQALQRVLQSEFCNAVREVYEHVYETVDISSSPEVRANATAKATVAAFAASEGHSHPRVVELPKTEEGLGFNIMGGKEQNSPIYISRIIPGGIADRHGGLKRGDQLLSVNGVSVEGEHHEKAVELLKAAQGKVKLVVRYTPKVLEEMESRFEKMRSAKRRQQN